In the Pseudomonadota bacterium genome, CGGATCTGCCGGTTTTAGCCTGGGCATTTTCACCATTGGCGGATCAGCAGGTCATAGTAAACAAAGTCAGCACGCAAGCTCGGAGACGAAAGACCTGCGTATCAGGTTTAGATATACATTGGTCACCATACGCCGGCCTTGGATGACTTTTAATCTACTGGCGACAAACACTTGGAATCTTGGCAATCTCTATAGCAAAGGCCAGATATCCAACGGGACTAAATCCGGGCAGGATGAAGCGGCTATGCCTATATTGCCTACCTCTTTTGTTGTGGTAAAGGATGTCATTATTTCGGCGACATGGTCCCAAGCCGACTGGGATTTGATAACGTCAAAAACCAACGGAAGAGGTGGTTTTGCCATTGGTCCTTTTGCTATTGGCGGCACTTATGCCCACTCGAGCTCCAACCAAACCTTCACATCCGCAATGACAGGGGGAGAGATCACGGTTCCAGGTGTACAGATGATCGGAACCATTGGTCAAGTGGTTCGATTCACTCCTCCGCAGTAACCAACCGCGTTTCGGTATCAGCAGATCTAATTCCGCGGAAATAGAACTGCTGATACTGTTTTAATTAAACAAATGGAGACATCCATGACAACTGCTACAGACTTTATAGGTACCGTTTACGATACATTGGCCAAACTGATGAATATGGACAACGCTTCACCATCTCTTTTCATGCAGATGGCCTGGCCGGGTTACTCGCTCAGTCCGGCAGACTTTAAAGCCCCAGACGCGCCCAATGGCCCGTATGACGCGGAAATCGCGAAAGAAACTGTGTCGCAAGTGGCCAATATCGTTCCCACTCTGAACAAAGGGCAGTTTGAGAATTCGGGATTTGAAGTAGATGACCTATATGCTATTTTGATATCCAGCGCCATACCCGTAGGCGCTACACCGGATACGCTGGCTACCAATCCCTTAAACCGGTTGTTCAGCGATGCGCAATACGAACTGCTGCAAGCCCGGCGTGGATCCAAAAGCGATCCCAATGTTTTTTATTATCCCTGCACGGCGACGCCCAGCAATTGGTACGATGAAGCAGCTTCGCAGCACTGGTCAGCTATTCAAATAAAATCAGCTGACATCAAACCAGCTAATACTCCCATCTCTCTTTTTACCAAGTCCGGTGGCTTAACTCTGGCTAATAAAGGTATTTTGAAATTAAGACCCGACGTGGTAAATGAAAGCGCCTTAAAAAAAGATATTCAGCAGACAATAGGCACCAAAGATCTGTTGGTAAAACAACGGATGGGACCTGCGGCAGCCATCGGTATCAACCCAAGACCAATGGATGCCCATATCGCCCTTGCCAGTGGAACTACTATCGGTGCTACGCCCAAACTTGCCGGTACCAGTTCTGCCCGCGCTGCGACGTTTTCCAATGACCTTAGCGCTGCCCGCAATGCAGCCGTTTTTACTAAGAAAAGTAGCCCGGTCAATATTTTTGGTGACACGACTTTCAAAGCCAATCTTCAAAATATCCAGTTGAATCAGCAAAACCTCGATGCTTCAACGTCCAAAAATCTCAGCCTAACCCAAAGGATCCTTGTTAAAGATTTAATCAATCAGACACTCCCCACCAAACCCGTATCTCCAGCAACAGAGGGCTTCAACATTTCCTTTAAATTCTGCCGCGTAAATATCGACCGGGATTGGTTTAACCTTGCGTTACTGGTTAACCGGAACTGGTATATGTTCAATACCGCTGCCCATGAATATTCGACGGGAACCGCCGATAACAATCCCGGCATGTTTCCATTATTGCCGCTTTCGTTTATCGCCATACGCGATCTTAGAATTACGGCGAATTGGTCGCAGGAAGATAGAAGCAACCTTGAGAAAGCAGTTTCGTTCGGTTTTTTTGATATAAGGAACGGAACGCTAAACCAGAACACGCTGGAAGTACAAGGGCTACAGATTATCTTCTGGATATCTAAGCTCACGCCGCCTTTGCCACCCGTTAAAGCATAAAACAAGTGGACGCAATTGAGGGGTTGCGCGGGTGCAGTGCCTGCTTTCGATCATTGGAGCCATTTATTCCTTGAAGACAGCCGGGTTAAGGAGGTCGTGGCGATGTTGCGCTTGAGTTCGATCGCATAAGTTGCTGAGACTCATGTGGCCGACGCACCGCTTGTAGTGCTACCTGCAATTCCGATGAAGACCTTGGAGTTCTCGACGTGTTCAGAACCATGAATATCGTCCGCAGCCCATAGCGAACCTGGCAAGAGGTTACGGGGCCAGGCTCAATTATCAGGAGCTACTCGGAGTGCGCACGCCCCGCCCCGCCCCGCCTATCGTCTAGCCTATCACCTACCGGGACAGACGGACCTGCACATGGACCCCTTCGCGCTTCTGCAGGACGGCGATCACATCGAATAGGTTACGGGCCTGCGGCCAAGACGCAAACCGCCCCGAAACCTGGCGTTTCGAGCCGCCGAATAGCCCGATAATTCTCGATTCCGGACCGAGATTGCGCGTGTTTGACACCTGATAGGTTCAGTCGTATCTTCGCTCCCGAGGAAAAAGGGCTTTTAAAATTCTTATTCTCTATTCTCTATTCTCCACGGATTCTGCGGAGGAGTCACTAAATGCTGACAGTTTGATTCTCGATCATATTTTCCATGCCCCTACCACAAATTACGCTGCGAGACCACATCAACCAATTCGTCCTTGACCTTAAGTTCAATTGGATTCCGTTTCGGGGTTACTACCGTTTCCGCTCGTACAAGTACATGAAGTGGATTGACCCTGAAATGGGGCTGCTAAGATTTGCCGTAGATCCCAAACGCATCAGCCTAGACGTTGGCGCGAATCTTGGTCTTTTCACGCATTTCCTTGCCCGCTATTCTCCCCATGTCCATGCATTCAAGCCAAATCCGCTGCCGTTTAATGTGCTTAAACGCGTCGTGGATAGGAATGTTACCCTATACCACATGGCACTTACCGACCGGACCTCCGACGTCGAATTGGTTGTGCCGAGAGGACGGAAGGGGTGGACGAATAACGGTGCGTCCCTAGACCGAAAACGAGAAGGCCATTTCGCGATCGTCAAGGTGCCGGGAAGTCGCATCGACGATCTCGATCTCAAAGACATCGGGTTCATCAAGATCGATGTCGAGGGGCACGAGAACATCGTTCTCAAGGGTGCAATCGCTACTTTGCAGCGCGACCGTCCGAATCTGTTCCTGGAAAACGAATATGCGCATGTAGGTGCGGCGGCAGACGACGTATTTAGATTGCTGCGTGATCTAAACTACGACGGCTTTTTCCTTGGCGATGGTGTGGTTAAGCACATATCGCATTTTTCGTGGGAGCAATATCAAATCGGGCCGCGCCGAGAATCAGGCAAGTCTGAGCGCTACGTGAAGAATTTCATCTTTATCCCAAAAGAGGGCCCTTCGGTCGGGTAGCGAGCGTATATATGGACTCCACCCGCTTTGCAAGGTGAGGATCGATGATGGCTTGTAAGGAAGACTGCATGGTATATATCCGGCCTGTTCGTGAGACGGTATAGCTCTGGCCATGATGGAATGTGCGCGTTCTGGTTCCTTATAGGGCGACGGCCTCGAAGGGCCACTACGCTCGGCGGAATCGCAGAAAGCCATGCCCAGGGATGGGCATGCCTGGCGCGCCGAGGATGCAACGCCGGTCTGACCTGTTGTGCCATCAGGTATTTCTTCACCTTCACAATCTGTGGTGTGTTGTTAATCTAATACGCCGCGACTCAAAAGCTTCCCGGCCGGCGTCAAACCGATTGCTCCGCCCAATCCGCCCGGTATATCCGATCGCGGGCCAGCACCGCCCAGGCGATGCGCGCGAGTTTGTTGGCCAGTGCCACGGCGGCGACATTGGCGCCGCGTCTGGCTTGAATCGCCACTGCCCAGCACGAGAGCCGGTCGGTCTTACCCGCCGCTCGAGTGCTCGCGTGGCGTAAGCCCTAAGTTGGCCGCCATCTGCCGGCGGTTTTGGAACTGCTTGCCATCATTGACGGCGGCCACCAGTGCCGTGGCCGTGAGCGGGCCAATGCCAGGAAGCGCGGCGAGCTTCACGCTGCCTCCATCCACTCTACGAGCCTCTCGGACGCGCACATCGTATTGGTCGCTCCGCTGGTCGA is a window encoding:
- a CDS encoding FkbM family methyltransferase, with the translated sequence MKWIDPEMGLLRFAVDPKRISLDVGANLGLFTHFLARYSPHVHAFKPNPLPFNVLKRVVDRNVTLYHMALTDRTSDVELVVPRGRKGWTNNGASLDRKREGHFAIVKVPGSRIDDLDLKDIGFIKIDVEGHENIVLKGAIATLQRDRPNLFLENEYAHVGAAADDVFRLLRDLNYDGFFLGDGVVKHISHFSWEQYQIGPRRESGKSERYVKNFIFIPKEGPSVG